The Pseudarthrobacter sulfonivorans genome includes a window with the following:
- a CDS encoding ATP-binding protein: MDQPRGNLVVCGPSGTGKTFFLEALGQQAVEAGMRVAWFRLEGPGGGEHVSDLAFVSLAGRPFRAENVPVVACRRRGSMVHSGRDLAGDRCGPFTVSFAENED; this comes from the coding sequence ATGGATCAACCGAGGGGAAACCTCGTCGTATGCGGACCCTCCGGCACCGGGAAAACCTTCTTCCTCGAAGCCCTCGGCCAACAGGCCGTCGAAGCCGGCATGCGCGTCGCCTGGTTCAGGCTCGAGGGCCCCGGCGGCGGGGAGCACGTGTCCGATCTAGCCTTTGTGTCCCTTGCGGGACGCCCGTTCCGGGCTGAAAATGTTCCCGTGGTCGCCTGCCGACGCCGTGGTTCTATGGTTCATTCAGGCCGTGATCTAGCTGGGGATCGCTGTGGGCCCTTCACTGTTTCGTTTGCCGAGAACGAGGACTAG
- a CDS encoding IS110 family transposase: protein MLSESQDEEQIIARVAALDIGKAELVCCVRVPPEGNPKKRLQEVSTHSTMTRSLTELANHLVDLGIERVVMEATSEYWKPVFYLLEAHGLQPWLVNARDVRHLPGRPKTDVLDSVWLCKVAERQMLRPSFVPPAPIRRLRDLTRYRIDLVGKRTAEKNRVEKLLEDACIKLSVVASDIFGVSGREMMAALMAGEQNPKVLAQLARSSMRRKITELEEAFTGHFDDHHRFLLSRMLARIDGIDADIAAVDEQIEVQLAPFAVAAERLDEIPGIGPVAAAIILISEACDDRRPPH, encoded by the coding sequence ATGCTGTCCGAATCCCAGGATGAGGAACAGATCATTGCCAGGGTCGCGGCCCTGGATATCGGCAAAGCCGAACTCGTGTGTTGTGTCCGGGTCCCTCCGGAGGGGAACCCGAAGAAGCGGTTGCAGGAGGTGTCTACGCATTCAACGATGACCCGTTCGTTGACCGAGTTGGCCAATCATCTGGTCGATCTCGGTATCGAGCGCGTGGTGATGGAGGCGACGTCCGAGTACTGGAAGCCCGTGTTCTACCTCCTCGAAGCGCACGGGCTCCAACCGTGGCTGGTCAACGCGCGCGACGTCAGGCATCTGCCGGGACGTCCCAAAACCGACGTGCTCGATTCCGTGTGGCTGTGCAAAGTCGCCGAACGGCAGATGCTGCGGCCCAGTTTCGTCCCGCCTGCCCCGATCCGGCGGCTGCGGGACCTGACCCGGTACCGGATCGATCTCGTAGGGAAGCGGACGGCGGAGAAGAACCGGGTCGAAAAACTCCTCGAGGACGCCTGCATCAAACTCTCCGTCGTGGCCTCGGACATTTTCGGGGTCTCCGGCCGGGAGATGATGGCGGCGCTTATGGCCGGCGAACAGAACCCGAAAGTGCTCGCGCAGTTGGCGAGATCAAGCATGCGCAGGAAGATCACCGAACTCGAGGAAGCGTTCACGGGCCACTTTGATGATCACCACCGCTTCCTGCTGTCACGGATGCTGGCCAGGATCGACGGGATCGACGCCGATATCGCCGCGGTCGATGAACAGATCGAGGTGCAGTTGGCCCCTTTCGCGGTGGCGGCGGAGCGCCTGGATGAGATCCCGGGCATCGGCCCCGTAGCCGCCGCCATAATTCTGATCTCCGAAGCTTGTGACGATCGGCGACCACCACATTAA